In the Gossypium raimondii isolate GPD5lz chromosome 9, ASM2569854v1, whole genome shotgun sequence genome, one interval contains:
- the LOC128032572 gene encoding uncharacterized protein LOC128032572: MSQHPSDSDKFVQPAVPHFDGHYDYWSMLMENFLRSKEYWSVVEDGIQELEDSKKKKYQGNVRAKRALLQTLRGGFENLRMKPGETISDYFSKIMTIVNRMRTHREKLEDVAVIERILRFLLPKYNFIICSIEESKYLDALSVDELENSLIIHESKFILQESEEQVLYGHYRSECYTNLNGNSDGGRGHWRGNGRDCGREKVNFAPVTDKPEEEEVTLLMVCDSNEETQKNLWYLDTVKFGDNSLISVQGRGKVKIQTKFSSVQSFCDVFYVPDLKTNLLSVGQLQEKGYEVIIKDGVCKIQDVNLGLIAKVTMTANKNPAHAVQNMTPEEAWSGRQPDVHHFRVFRCVAYSHVLDQKRTKLDDKAENDEITEPAMEQHTAKANQQNGHDCDPVNFDYACKELKWKEAMNDEIVAIEKNNIWELTDLPRG, translated from the exons ATGTCGCAACATCCGAGTGATTCTGATAAATTTGTTCAACCTGCTGTTCCTCACTTTGATGGTCATTATGATTATTGGAGCATGTTGATGGAAAATTTCTTAAGGTCAAAAGAATATTGGTCTGTCGTTGAGGATGGAATCCAAGAGCTAGAA GactcaaagaaaaagaagtatCAAGGCAATGTAAGGGCAAAGCGTGCACTGCTTCAAACCTTACGAGGGGGATTTGAGAATTTGCGCATGAAGCCAGGAGAGACTATTTCAGATTATTTCTCCAAAATAATGACAATCGTCAATAGGATGCGTACGCATAGAGAAAAGCTTGAAGATGTTGCTGTCATTGAAAGAATTTTACGATTCTTGTTAccgaaatataattttattatctgcTCAATTGAGGAATCAAAATACCTCGATGCTCTTTCCGTTGATGAGTTAGAGAACTCATTAATAATTCATGAGTCAAAATTCATTTTACAGGAGAGTGAAGAGCAAGTGTT GTATGGTCATTACCGTAGTGAATGCTATACCAACCTGAATGGAAACAGTGACGGAGGTCGAGGCCATTGGAGAGGGAATGGTAGAGACTGTGGCAGAGAAAAGGTAAATTTTGCACCAGTAACTGATAAACCGGAAGAGGAAGAAGTTACCCTATTAATGGTGTGTGATTCGAATGAAGAGACTCAAAAGAATTTATGGTATCTTGATACAG TAAAGTTTGGTGACAACTCTCTTATTTCTGTCCAAGGACGAGGAAAGGTAAAGATCCAAACAAAGTTCTCATCTGTCCAAAGTTTTTGTGATGTTTTCTATGTTCCGGATCTAAAGACAAATTTACTTAGCGTGGGTCAACTCCAAGAAAAGGGTTATGAGGTGATTATCAAGGATGGAGTGTGCAAGATCCAAGACGTCAATCTTGGGTTAATTGCTAAAGTCACCATGACGGCCAATAA AAACCCTGCACATGCTGTTCAAAATATGACACCGGAAGAAGCTTGGTCAGGTCGACAACCGGATGTGCATCATTTCAGGGTGTTCAGATGTGTTGCTTATTCTCATGTGCTGGATCAGAAGAGGACAAAGCTTGATGACAAGGCTGAGAA TGATGAGATCACAGAACCAGCAATGGAACAACATACAGCTAAAGCAAATCAACAAAACGGgcatg ATTGTGATCCTGTGAATTTCGACTATGCTTGTAAAGAGTTGAAATGGAAGGAAGCTATGAATGACGAGATTGTTGCAATTGAAAAGAACAACATTTGGGAGTTAACTGATCTTCCAAGAGGATAA
- the LOC128032573 gene encoding protein PLANT CADMIUM RESISTANCE 9-like yields MASPAANRQSITTPNSGQWTTGLFDCFDDSSNCFMTWCCPFITFGRNVEIIDKGKTSPADAARTYYILGSFGFAFCYSYPYRKKLREQFSLKEQPCGDCLVHCCCIQCALCQEHRELINRGLDPTIGWAANVARMIQNEKVAPVVEAGMNHVAP; encoded by the exons ATGGCATCACCAGCAGCGAATAGGCAGTCGATCACAACCCCAAATTCAGGGCAATGGACTACTGGTCTCTTTGATTGTTTTGATGATTCTAGTAACT GTTTCATGACATGGTGCTGTCCTTTTATCACCTTTGGCCGAAACGTGGAGATTATAGATAAAGGAAAAACAT CTCCTGCTGACGCAGCCCGAACTTACTACATACTAGGCAGCTTTGGTTTTGCATTTTGTTACTCGTATCCGTATCGAAAAAAACTAAGGGAACAATTTTCACTGAAGGAACAACCATGCGGTGATTGCCTTGTTCACTGCTGTTGCATCCAATGTGCTCTTTGTCAAGAGCATAGAGAGCTTATAAACCGTGGTTTAGACCCCACTATTg GTTGGGCAGCCAATGTAGCAAGAATGATCCAAAACGAGAAAGTAGCGCCTGTAGTTGAAGCGGGGATGAACCACGTGGCTccttaa
- the LOC105798693 gene encoding DNA-directed RNA polymerase III subunit 2, producing MQSKGVTQIPGRMSFIGTLGFMTKVSQQFDKSRKVGGPRALHPSQCYCLGVEDMELLLGEELHTPNSFLVMLNGLILGKHRRPQVVENYKDFAFLDYARVGRALALYEVGDEEEAFVEMEDVSISLKGYPG from the exons ATGCAGAGTAAAGGCGTGACACAG ATTCCGGGGAGGATGTCCTTTATTGGAACTTTGGGCTTTATGACAAAAGTCTCACAACAGTTTGATAAGTCTCGAAAAGTAGGTGGACCAAGGGCCTTGCATCCTAGCCAG TGCTATTGCTTGGGGGTTGAAGACATGGAGCTACTATTAGGAGAAGAGCTTCATACGCCAAATTCATTCCTGGTTATGTTAAATGGGCTGATTCTTGGCAAACATAGAAGGCCACAG GTGgttgaaaattataaagattttgCATTCTTAGACTATGCAAGAGTTGGTAGGGCATTGGCCTTATACGAGGTTGGAGACGAAGAAGAAGCTTTTGTAGAGATGGAAGATGTTTCAATATCTTTAAAGGGATATCCAG GTTAG
- the LOC128032571 gene encoding secreted RxLR effector protein 161-like: protein MKEFDMSDLGLMHYFLGIEVYQSDCGIFISQKKYVGEIIDRFRMKNCNSVATPTELGLKLEKNPSGKKIDSTLYKQLVGTLMYLTATQPDIMHSVSLISRFMEHPKEMHFLAAKRILCYLQGTSDYGILYKKGAKSNLIGFTDSDFAGDTNDWKSTSGYVFMLGSGAISWSSKKQSIVTLSTTKVEYVTATTCATQAIWLRNILADVFFPQKEPTPF, encoded by the coding sequence ATGAAAGAATTTGATATGTCTGACCTTGGGttaatgcattattttcttGGTATTGAAGTATATCAATCAGATTGtggaatttttatttcacaaaagaagtaTGTCGGGGAAATTATAGACAGATTTAGGATGAAGAATTGCAATTCTGTGGCCACTCCCACTGAGCTGGGGctgaaattggagaaaaatcCTTCTGGTAAGAAGATTGATAGCACTTTATACAAACAACTCGTGGGAACTTTGATGTACTTGACAGCCACACAACCTGATATTATGCATTCCGTTAGTCTTATTAGCAGGTTCATGGAACACCCAAAGGAGATGCATTTTCTTGCTGCTAAAAGAATTCTTTGCTACTTACAAGGGACATCGGATTATGGGATCTTATACAAGAAAGGAGCAAAGTCTAATCTCATTGGATTCACTGATAGTGATTTTGCAGGAGATACAAATGATTGGAAGAGCACTTCGGGGTATGTGTTCATGCTAGGATCAGGGGCTATTTCTTGGTCATCTAAAAAACAATCGATTGTTACTCTATCAACCACCAAAGTAGAGTATGTTACAGCCACTACATGTGCTACTCAAGCAATTTGGCTAAGAAACATTCTTGCGGATGTTTTTTTTCCACAAAAGGAACCTACTCCATTTTAA